One window of the Rufibacter radiotolerans genome contains the following:
- a CDS encoding DsbA family protein — protein sequence MQNIPSNPLLLYVTDPMCAWCYGFTPVVRRLRALWYGRLSVQVMVGGLRPNPQDVLSPEEKDKLAVNWHRAQEKSRLPFDYSFFLQPEITFNTEPACRALLTVRHLRPNLTLEVLRALHSAFFADGLDLSRPEVLVDVVRPFGIDENLFLAVFETEEIYRQTQLEFQEVENLGVSTLPSVYLDHPQGLRLISRGYCDLPELEERLLQALEIPL from the coding sequence ATGCAGAATATTCCTTCCAACCCGCTTTTATTGTATGTCACGGACCCCATGTGTGCCTGGTGCTACGGGTTTACGCCGGTGGTGCGCAGGCTGCGGGCGCTGTGGTACGGAAGGCTTTCTGTGCAGGTAATGGTAGGGGGGCTGCGGCCAAACCCCCAGGACGTGCTTTCCCCTGAGGAGAAAGACAAGCTAGCCGTAAACTGGCACCGCGCCCAGGAAAAATCCCGTCTGCCCTTTGACTACAGCTTTTTCCTGCAGCCTGAGATCACCTTTAACACGGAGCCCGCCTGCCGGGCACTGCTCACCGTGCGGCACCTGCGCCCCAACCTCACCCTGGAAGTGCTGCGCGCCCTCCATTCGGCGTTCTTCGCCGATGGCCTGGACCTGAGCCGCCCCGAGGTGCTGGTGGACGTGGTACGGCCCTTCGGGATTGACGAGAACCTGTTCCTGGCCGTTTTTGAGACCGAGGAGATTTACCGCCAGACCCAGCTGGAGTTCCAGGAAGTGGAGAACCTGGGTGTATCTACGCTGCCCAGCGTGTACCTTGACCATCCGCAGGGGCTTCGGCTTATTTCGCGTGGCTACTGTGACCTGCCGGAGTTGGAGGAACGCCTATTGCAGGCCCTGGAGATTCCGCTTTAG
- a CDS encoding heavy metal translocating P-type ATPase, producing MLQTAHLETDVHTCYHCGDECNSTIIPFDDKEFCCDGCKVVYELLSENDLCTYYTLDNRPGISVKDPIASARFQYLNDPKVQQQLLDFQNDSVSKITFSIPQMHCSSCIWLLENLNRLNAGVTDVRVNFLRKEAALTFEHGVTNLAQVVELMAHIGYEPQITLADMEAPAPKQDRSIYYKLGLAGFCFGNVMLLSFPEYFGGLQHSFGRFFGWLNVLLALPVFFYSARGFFTSAWQGLQQRIINLDVPIAIGLLALFSVSLYDIATGRGPGFLDSFTGLVFFMLIGKYVQRRTYDSMAFDRNYTSYFPIAVSVLKNGQELPTSVKELQKGNRILVRNHELIPADSILMRGTANIDYSFVTGESVPVARVAGEVIYAGGRQLGEGIELEVVKEVSQGYLTQLWNHANFKKDEKQTVENYANAVGKYFLSVTLLIAAGALWYWVPRDTDMAIEAFTSVLVIACPCALSLATPFTLGATLRIFGRQKFYLKNSGVVEAMAKADTVVFDKTGTLTEPSAAEINFIGHPLSSQEEQLVRSVLKHSTHPLSQRLYSSLKGNPQPVLEFLEKPGAGLKGIVGDTLIEIGSGTWVNADFTSSSDVRQTRVYISLDGKVRGYYMFQNVYRKGLKELVQELGKTKKLAVLSGDNDSEEARLREFFGPDAEMLFNQSPMQKLEYINHLKAQGRSPMMIGDGLNDAGALRQSDVGLALTDNVTGFSPSCDGILDAHQLTKLAHFIRFSQTSLRLILAAFGVSFVYNIIGLTMAVMGEFTPIVSAILMPVSTLSVISFAVLSVKIAGRRAGLR from the coding sequence ATGCTCCAGACCGCACATCTAGAGACCGACGTCCATACCTGTTACCACTGCGGTGACGAATGCAACAGCACCATTATCCCTTTTGATGACAAGGAATTCTGCTGCGACGGCTGCAAGGTAGTGTATGAACTCCTTTCTGAAAACGACCTCTGTACCTATTATACCCTGGACAATCGCCCCGGCATCTCGGTCAAAGACCCCATTGCCTCGGCCCGGTTCCAGTACCTCAATGACCCTAAGGTCCAGCAACAGCTCCTGGATTTCCAGAACGACTCCGTCAGTAAAATAACCTTTAGCATTCCGCAGATGCACTGCAGTTCCTGCATCTGGTTGCTGGAGAACCTGAACCGCCTCAACGCGGGAGTGACCGACGTGCGCGTGAATTTCCTGCGCAAAGAGGCCGCCCTTACCTTTGAGCACGGCGTGACCAACCTGGCCCAGGTGGTGGAACTCATGGCCCACATCGGCTATGAACCGCAGATCACCCTGGCCGACATGGAGGCCCCGGCCCCTAAGCAGGACCGCTCCATCTACTACAAACTGGGGCTGGCCGGCTTCTGCTTCGGGAACGTGATGCTGTTGAGTTTCCCTGAATATTTTGGCGGACTGCAGCATTCCTTCGGGCGGTTCTTTGGCTGGCTGAACGTGTTGCTGGCCTTGCCGGTATTCTTCTACAGCGCGCGCGGCTTCTTTACCAGTGCCTGGCAAGGCCTGCAGCAGCGCATCATTAACCTGGACGTACCTATCGCCATTGGGCTGCTGGCTTTGTTCTCCGTCAGTCTCTATGACATTGCCACGGGCAGAGGCCCCGGCTTCCTGGACTCGTTTACGGGGCTGGTGTTCTTTATGCTGATTGGCAAGTACGTGCAGCGCCGCACCTATGACTCCATGGCCTTTGACCGTAACTACACTTCCTATTTCCCTATTGCCGTCTCAGTCCTGAAAAACGGGCAGGAGCTCCCTACCTCCGTGAAAGAACTGCAGAAAGGAAACCGTATTCTAGTGCGCAACCATGAACTGATTCCCGCCGATTCTATTCTCATGCGCGGCACGGCCAATATTGACTACAGCTTTGTGACCGGTGAGTCTGTGCCTGTGGCGCGGGTGGCCGGAGAAGTCATCTATGCCGGCGGTAGACAACTAGGCGAAGGAATTGAATTAGAGGTAGTGAAAGAAGTCTCACAAGGCTACCTGACCCAGCTCTGGAACCACGCCAATTTCAAGAAAGACGAAAAGCAGACCGTAGAGAATTACGCCAACGCCGTCGGGAAATACTTCCTGAGCGTGACCCTGCTCATCGCCGCCGGCGCGCTCTGGTACTGGGTGCCCCGTGACACTGACATGGCCATTGAGGCCTTTACCTCGGTGCTGGTGATTGCTTGTCCATGCGCGCTATCATTGGCTACGCCCTTCACGCTGGGGGCTACCCTGCGCATCTTTGGAAGGCAGAAGTTCTACCTCAAAAACAGTGGCGTGGTGGAAGCCATGGCCAAAGCCGATACCGTGGTCTTTGACAAAACCGGGACCCTCACCGAGCCCAGCGCCGCCGAGATCAACTTCATTGGCCACCCGCTTTCCTCGCAGGAAGAGCAGCTGGTACGCTCCGTGCTCAAGCACTCTACCCACCCGCTCAGCCAACGCCTGTATAGCTCATTGAAAGGGAATCCGCAGCCAGTTCTGGAGTTTCTGGAGAAACCGGGGGCAGGGCTTAAAGGCATAGTAGGGGACACCCTAATTGAGATTGGCTCCGGGACCTGGGTAAACGCCGATTTTACTTCTTCTAGTGACGTGCGTCAGACCCGTGTGTACATTTCCCTGGACGGAAAGGTGCGCGGCTACTATATGTTCCAGAACGTGTACCGCAAAGGCCTCAAAGAGCTGGTGCAGGAGCTGGGCAAGACCAAGAAACTAGCCGTGCTCTCCGGAGACAATGACAGCGAGGAAGCCAGACTACGTGAATTCTTCGGGCCAGACGCCGAGATGCTCTTCAACCAGAGCCCCATGCAGAAACTGGAGTACATTAACCACCTCAAAGCACAAGGCCGTTCGCCCATGATGATCGGGGACGGTCTCAATGACGCGGGTGCCCTCCGCCAAAGCGACGTAGGCCTGGCCCTCACCGACAACGTGACCGGCTTCTCCCCGTCCTGCGACGGCATTCTGGATGCCCACCAACTCACCAAGCTGGCTCACTTTATCCGGTTCTCCCAAACCAGTTTACGATTAATTCTGGCGGCCTTCGGGGTGTCATTCGTTTACAACATCATAGGCCTGACCATGGCGGTGATGGGGGAATTTACGCCCATCGTCTCTGCCATTCTAATGCCGGTGAGTACGTTGAGTGTGATTTCGTTTGCGGTGCTTTCGGTGAAGATTGCCGGGAGACGGGCAGGGTTGCGATAG
- a CDS encoding catalase, which yields MDKKNKASGKQPNQTNRQVDQNKKDQQLETFRENPQEQYLTTDQGVRISDTDNSLTAGSRGPTLLEDFHFREKMTHFDHENIPERVVHARGSGAHGYFQPYDTSMTQYTKAKFLVNPGLITPVFVRFSTVVGSRGSADTVRDARGFAVKFYTQEGNYDLVGNNIAPFFIQDAIKFPDLVHAIKPDPDNEMPQASAAHDTFWDFASLVPETTHMIMWVLSDRAIPRSFRMMEGFGVHTFRFINEEGKGRFVKFHWRPLLGSHSLVWDEAQKLAGKDPDWLRRDLWEAIEKGNYPEYELAVQIVEEEDEHAFGFDLLDATKIIPEELVPLQPIGKMTLNRNPDNFFAETEQVAFHPGNLVPGIDVTNDPLLQGRLFSYLDTQLNRFTSANFTEVPINKPVCPVHNHQQNGFMRQTINKGKANYFPNSVGGGCPMMAPEAMGGYMHYMEKVEGHKIRERSESFKDHYTQASLFYHSMTEVEKKHILEAAHFELGKVESEAIRQRMIGNFAHVDLEFAQKVAEGVGIDPPTGKVAEAIKDTVKALKEKISTRKSVSESPALSMEKNKKPVLKSLKVAILAANGVNVAQVKALKEALKAQGVESEVVAKFLGMLKGADGAELKVDKSHITTASIMYDAVLVPGGKKSVEAMKKQGAAVHFLNEAFKHGKTVAALGEGVDLLAASDIKGITLATAKDGKITSDKGVVTSGASADAKAFGSAFLEQLSQFRHWQREEKDTVPA from the coding sequence ATGGATAAAAAGAATAAAGCTTCTGGTAAACAGCCTAACCAGACAAACCGCCAGGTAGACCAGAATAAGAAAGACCAGCAACTGGAAACGTTCCGGGAGAACCCCCAGGAGCAATACCTCACCACCGACCAGGGCGTGCGCATTTCAGATACAGACAATTCCCTGACCGCCGGTTCCAGAGGGCCCACGCTCTTAGAAGATTTCCACTTCCGGGAAAAGATGACCCACTTTGACCATGAGAACATCCCGGAGCGGGTAGTGCACGCGCGCGGTTCTGGTGCCCATGGCTACTTCCAGCCGTATGACACCTCCATGACCCAATATACGAAGGCCAAGTTCTTGGTAAACCCCGGCCTTATTACTCCGGTTTTTGTGCGGTTCTCTACCGTGGTGGGTTCCCGTGGCTCTGCAGACACGGTGCGTGATGCGCGTGGCTTTGCCGTTAAGTTCTACACCCAGGAAGGCAACTATGACCTGGTAGGCAACAATATTGCGCCGTTCTTTATTCAGGATGCCATCAAGTTCCCAGACCTGGTGCACGCCATCAAGCCAGACCCAGACAATGAAATGCCCCAGGCCAGTGCCGCTCATGACACCTTCTGGGATTTCGCGTCTTTGGTGCCTGAAACTACGCACATGATCATGTGGGTGCTCTCAGACCGGGCCATCCCGCGCTCCTTCAGGATGATGGAGGGTTTTGGGGTACACACGTTCCGGTTCATCAATGAAGAAGGCAAGGGCCGATTTGTGAAATTCCATTGGCGCCCGCTGTTAGGCTCTCATTCCCTGGTTTGGGACGAGGCCCAGAAGCTTGCCGGTAAAGACCCGGACTGGCTCCGCCGCGATCTTTGGGAGGCCATTGAGAAAGGAAATTACCCAGAATATGAACTGGCGGTGCAGATAGTGGAGGAAGAAGACGAACACGCCTTCGGGTTTGACCTGCTGGACGCCACCAAGATCATTCCTGAGGAGTTGGTGCCGCTGCAGCCCATTGGCAAAATGACCCTGAACCGCAACCCAGACAACTTCTTCGCGGAGACCGAGCAAGTAGCGTTTCACCCCGGCAACCTGGTACCAGGCATAGACGTGACCAATGACCCGCTGCTGCAAGGCCGCCTGTTCTCTTACCTTGACACCCAATTGAACCGCTTCACCAGCGCCAATTTCACGGAGGTGCCTATCAACAAACCAGTTTGCCCGGTGCACAACCACCAGCAGAACGGGTTCATGCGCCAGACCATTAACAAGGGCAAAGCCAACTACTTCCCTAACTCTGTGGGCGGTGGCTGCCCCATGATGGCCCCGGAAGCCATGGGCGGTTACATGCACTACATGGAGAAAGTGGAAGGCCATAAAATACGGGAACGCAGCGAGAGCTTTAAAGACCATTACACCCAGGCCTCGCTCTTCTACCACTCCATGACGGAGGTAGAGAAAAAACACATTCTGGAAGCCGCCCACTTTGAGCTAGGCAAGGTAGAATCTGAGGCCATACGGCAGCGCATGATTGGGAACTTTGCCCACGTAGACCTTGAGTTCGCCCAGAAAGTGGCCGAAGGCGTGGGCATTGACCCACCCACCGGCAAGGTAGCCGAGGCCATCAAAGACACCGTAAAGGCCCTCAAAGAGAAGATAAGCACCCGTAAATCGGTTTCAGAGTCACCGGCCCTAAGCATGGAGAAAAACAAAAAACCGGTGCTTAAATCATTGAAGGTAGCCATTCTGGCCGCTAACGGGGTAAACGTAGCTCAGGTAAAAGCGCTGAAGGAGGCGCTAAAAGCCCAGGGCGTGGAAAGCGAGGTGGTGGCCAAATTCCTGGGCATGCTCAAAGGCGCAGACGGGGCCGAACTGAAGGTAGACAAAAGCCACATCACCACCGCCTCTATCATGTATGACGCCGTGCTGGTACCAGGCGGAAAAAAAAGCGTGGAGGCCATGAAAAAGCAGGGCGCTGCCGTGCACTTCCTCAATGAGGCCTTCAAGCACGGCAAAACCGTGGCAGCGCTGGGCGAAGGGGTAGATTTATTGGCCGCCTCAGACATTAAAGGCATTACCCTGGCCACTGCCAAAGACGGGAAAATCACCTCTGACAAAGGGGTAGTGACTTCCGGCGCCAGCGCCGATGCAAAAGCCTTTGGGAGTGCGTTTCTGGAGCAGCTTTCGCAGTTCAGGCACTGGCAGCGCGAAGAAAAAGACACGGTTCCTGCCTAA
- a CDS encoding DoxX family protein → MDRILGAYAPQIYALLRIVAGLLFMMHDTQKLFAWPGGTGPVELDSMMGVAGAIELVAGFMIAIGLFASWAAFIASGEMAVAYIIAHAPNGWAPILNQGELAMLYCFLFLYIAAQGAGIWSLDAARGNRLHPVSR, encoded by the coding sequence ATGGATAGAATATTAGGTGCGTATGCGCCGCAAATCTATGCCCTGCTGCGTATAGTGGCGGGCTTACTGTTTATGATGCACGACACCCAGAAACTATTTGCGTGGCCCGGCGGAACAGGTCCGGTAGAGTTGGATTCTATGATGGGGGTGGCCGGTGCCATTGAGTTGGTGGCTGGTTTCATGATTGCCATTGGCCTGTTTGCCAGTTGGGCCGCTTTTATTGCCAGTGGCGAGATGGCGGTGGCTTATATTATAGCCCATGCCCCCAATGGCTGGGCACCAATCCTGAACCAGGGCGAATTAGCGATGCTGTACTGCTTTCTGTTCCTGTACATTGCCGCCCAGGGTGCCGGTATCTGGAGCCTTGATGCCGCCAGAGGCAACAGACTGCACCCTGTTTCGCGCTAA
- a CDS encoding universal stress protein, whose protein sequence is MKTIAILTDFTEGSKNAVAYAVELARALQAQLVLLHVHLMPMVRTDFSSGLAGAGWTDPVLYPPESLIIDQEIEPILRERLKEQVQEIQAAQGQGLTVWGELLVGRGLEAASYYAARESVGLIVMGSKGANSRIDRWLGTNAADVMDHAPCPVLSVPANLPFKGFSRMVYATDHTHESIWHAHQLKAIQRELGAEITVLHVQEEETEKTNPHWKAFCQEWAQVAPEFNFVRVYSKQVVRSIETFVQEHHAQVLIVAKQHYSFMEGLFHSSATERLAEDNLVPVLSFPALPENGKEPRRTIFSA, encoded by the coding sequence ATGAAAACCATAGCTATTCTTACTGATTTTACAGAAGGCTCCAAAAATGCGGTAGCCTATGCGGTAGAGCTGGCGCGCGCCCTGCAGGCGCAGCTGGTGTTGTTGCACGTGCACCTCATGCCTATGGTCCGGACAGATTTCTCTTCGGGGCTGGCCGGGGCAGGTTGGACAGACCCGGTGCTGTATCCGCCTGAGTCACTCATCATTGACCAGGAAATAGAACCCATCCTGAGGGAGCGGCTGAAGGAGCAGGTACAGGAAATACAGGCGGCCCAAGGGCAGGGCCTGACCGTTTGGGGCGAGCTATTGGTAGGCCGCGGTTTGGAGGCGGCGTCTTATTACGCGGCCCGCGAATCTGTGGGCCTCATTGTCATGGGCAGCAAGGGTGCCAACTCCCGGATAGACCGCTGGCTGGGAACCAATGCCGCCGATGTAATGGACCACGCACCTTGTCCGGTGTTGTCGGTGCCGGCTAACCTGCCCTTTAAAGGCTTTTCGCGCATGGTCTACGCCACAGACCACACCCATGAGTCTATCTGGCACGCGCACCAGCTCAAGGCCATACAGCGGGAGCTGGGCGCTGAAATAACCGTGCTGCACGTGCAGGAGGAAGAGACCGAGAAAACCAATCCCCACTGGAAGGCCTTCTGCCAGGAATGGGCCCAGGTAGCCCCGGAATTTAATTTTGTGCGGGTGTACTCCAAGCAGGTGGTGCGCAGCATTGAGACCTTTGTGCAGGAACACCACGCCCAGGTGCTCATAGTGGCCAAACAGCATTACTCCTTCATGGAAGGCCTCTTCCATAGCAGCGCCACTGAACGTCTGGCAGAAGATAACCTGGTACCCGTACTTTCCTTTCCGGCTCTGCCGGAAAACGGCAAAGAACCGCGGCGCACTATCTTCTCTGCGTAA
- a CDS encoding transporter substrate-binding domain-containing protein — protein MAHKIRLLLFLLLPLWGLSSCDKIPKDPEDSLEKVSGGTLDVGYSENPPWVVKGAQEPTGLEPEMIKAFAKTIKAKVQWHPGTEQQLLEALEKKELHLVVAGLTDDSPWKSKISFTRPYLTLEKKKHVFGVIMGENALVLELEKFLHKKEEELKKERP, from the coding sequence ATGGCACATAAAATAAGGTTGCTTCTGTTCCTGCTGTTGCCCTTGTGGGGGCTGAGCAGTTGTGATAAAATCCCCAAAGACCCCGAGGATTCCCTGGAGAAAGTGAGCGGCGGCACCCTGGACGTAGGCTACTCAGAAAACCCACCCTGGGTGGTGAAAGGCGCGCAGGAACCAACCGGCCTGGAGCCGGAAATGATCAAAGCCTTCGCGAAAACCATAAAGGCGAAAGTACAATGGCACCCGGGCACGGAGCAGCAATTACTGGAAGCCCTGGAAAAGAAGGAACTGCACCTGGTGGTGGCCGGCCTGACGGATGACTCCCCCTGGAAAAGCAAGATTTCCTTTACCAGACCCTATCTCACCCTGGAGAAAAAGAAGCACGTGTTTGGGGTGATCATGGGCGAGAACGCCCTGGTGCTGGAACTGGAGAAATTCCTGCATAAAAAAGAAGAAGAACTTAAAAAGGAACGGCCATGA
- a CDS encoding PAS domain-containing protein has protein sequence MDFFRIFQKAPDNFVVLSPDYTVLAATEAYLKTTLRSLDDIKGKHFLLEAYPDKDYSYEENPVKLSLDRVVETKQVDHMDLVRYHIARPAHEGGGYYESFWEASHTPVLDDQGNLQYIIQKTEDVTERELAKQAQQASEKKFNTMTDTIPQLVFTFTPQIQVTYVNSRWEKYTGISAQQALHPDYNWENVVHPQDLPDVIKRLQEAIANKKEFQMEARFKNHEGAYRWFLCRIVPVLTKDGSAIETIVGSCTDVHSTKLMVQELLDSAEQMSALADQVTLNHKKAESRRLTLERLIMQAPVFFCILNGPTHRYELANEKYQQLIPNKELLGRTVIEVVPEVEEQGLIAVLDNVYNTGETFTANNILVKIDKHNDGVLHDLYLSFVYQAMYDEEQKITGILVCGYETTESMLLKQSTQA, from the coding sequence ATGGATTTTTTCAGAATCTTCCAGAAAGCCCCAGATAACTTTGTTGTTCTTTCCCCTGACTATACCGTGCTGGCCGCCACAGAGGCTTACTTAAAAACTACCCTGCGGTCCCTGGACGACATTAAAGGCAAGCACTTTCTGCTGGAGGCTTACCCAGACAAAGATTACTCTTATGAGGAAAACCCCGTGAAGCTGTCCCTGGACCGGGTGGTAGAAACTAAGCAGGTTGACCACATGGACCTGGTGCGCTACCACATAGCCCGCCCCGCCCACGAAGGCGGCGGCTATTATGAAAGCTTCTGGGAGGCCTCGCATACCCCTGTCTTAGATGACCAGGGCAACCTGCAGTACATTATCCAGAAAACCGAGGACGTGACCGAGCGCGAACTGGCCAAGCAAGCCCAGCAGGCCAGCGAGAAGAAGTTCAACACCATGACCGACACCATTCCCCAGCTGGTATTCACCTTTACTCCCCAGATACAGGTCACGTACGTGAACAGCCGCTGGGAAAAATACACCGGAATTTCCGCGCAGCAGGCCCTCCACCCAGACTATAACTGGGAAAACGTGGTACACCCCCAAGACCTGCCCGATGTTATAAAGCGGCTACAGGAAGCCATAGCCAACAAGAAGGAATTCCAGATGGAGGCCCGCTTCAAAAACCACGAAGGCGCCTACCGCTGGTTTCTTTGCCGCATAGTACCCGTGCTTACCAAAGACGGCAGCGCCATTGAAACCATAGTGGGTTCCTGCACAGACGTGCACTCCACCAAACTCATGGTGCAGGAACTCCTGGACTCTGCTGAGCAGATGTCTGCCCTGGCGGACCAGGTCACGCTTAACCATAAAAAGGCCGAAAGCCGCCGCCTTACCCTGGAACGGCTTATCATGCAGGCGCCCGTCTTCTTCTGTATTCTCAATGGTCCCACACACCGCTATGAACTGGCCAATGAGAAATACCAGCAGTTGATACCTAACAAAGAATTGCTGGGCAGAACCGTGATAGAGGTAGTACCAGAAGTAGAGGAACAGGGCCTCATTGCCGTGCTGGACAACGTCTACAACACCGGTGAGACCTTTACGGCCAACAACATTCTGGTGAAAATTGACAAGCACAATGACGGCGTCTTGCATGACCTGTACCTTTCCTTTGTGTACCAGGCCATGTATGACGAAGAGCAAAAAATTACGGGCATTTTGGTCTGCGGGTATGAAACCACAGAAAGTATGTTGCTGAAACAATCTACTCAAGCTTAG
- a CDS encoding cation diffusion facilitator family transporter: MKPLDRFEYPPELREPFRKAKKLEWITIGYLISAALVMFFTMGNSQAMKTAWFEDVLSLTPSVSFLIASKVFHKKPNKDFPYGYHRVVSIAYLCSAIALFSVGGFLIIDSTMTLIKQEHPTIGIAVIFGQEIWLGYLMMAALVYGSLPAVFLGRMKLPLAKKLHEKNLFTDAEMNKADWMTGAAAILGILGIGLGFWWADAVAALIISVDIIKDGFTNLKQAVFDLMDEQPKTVEEQKKDPLLDQINAILEKQDWIKEHAFRMREEGHVYLGEGLVVPITDENLVEKLNKVAEEIEGLNWRILEFVLMPVREIPPDNEGEK, from the coding sequence ATGAAACCTCTGGACCGATTTGAATATCCGCCGGAACTGCGGGAGCCGTTCCGGAAGGCCAAAAAGCTGGAGTGGATCACCATTGGGTATCTCATCTCGGCGGCGCTGGTCATGTTCTTTACCATGGGCAACTCGCAGGCCATGAAAACAGCCTGGTTTGAAGATGTGCTGAGTCTTACGCCCTCGGTTTCGTTTCTCATTGCGTCCAAGGTTTTCCATAAGAAGCCTAACAAAGACTTTCCGTATGGGTACCACCGGGTAGTGAGCATTGCCTATCTATGCAGTGCCATTGCGCTGTTCTCAGTGGGTGGTTTTCTGATCATTGACTCCACCATGACCCTCATCAAGCAGGAGCACCCCACTATTGGCATAGCCGTCATTTTTGGGCAGGAGATCTGGCTGGGCTACCTCATGATGGCAGCGTTGGTGTATGGGTCCTTGCCGGCGGTTTTCCTGGGGCGCATGAAACTGCCGCTGGCCAAAAAACTGCATGAGAAGAACCTGTTCACCGACGCCGAGATGAACAAAGCCGACTGGATGACCGGGGCTGCGGCCATACTGGGTATTCTGGGCATTGGCCTGGGCTTCTGGTGGGCAGATGCCGTGGCGGCCTTGATCATCTCCGTAGACATAATCAAAGATGGGTTCACCAACCTCAAGCAAGCCGTTTTTGATCTAATGGATGAGCAGCCCAAAACCGTGGAAGAGCAAAAGAAAGACCCGTTGCTGGACCAGATCAACGCCATTCTGGAAAAACAGGACTGGATAAAGGAACACGCGTTCAGGATGCGTGAAGAAGGCCACGTGTACCTGGGCGAAGGCTTGGTAGTACCCATCACTGACGAGAACCTGGTGGAGAAACTGAACAAGGTAGCCGAGGAAATAGAGGGGTTGAACTGGCGGATACTGGAGTTTGTGCTCATGCCGGTACGCGAGATACCCCCGGACAACGAAGGGGAGAAGTAG
- a CDS encoding SDR family NAD(P)-dependent oxidoreductase, which translates to MAKSPYYSSKVILITGGAQGIGRGLAQAFALEHGHVVITDLDWDAGADAMAWLKKQHLAVEFMPCDVSKEQQVQQLMNKIRQQHGHLDVLINNAGIAAPPRKPLAQVTVEEFDQVLSVNLRGPFLCAKYALPLLEKGTNPTILNITSTRAFMSEPDTFGYTAAKGGLESLTHSLAISLAPQRVRVNAIAPGWIETGPWQQEGKKTVPHHSKEDKEQHPVGRVGTPEDIAEAALFLCSDKAGFITGQSLVIDGGMTVKMIYHE; encoded by the coding sequence ATGGCAAAATCACCCTATTACTCCTCTAAAGTTATCCTGATCACGGGCGGCGCCCAGGGCATTGGCCGTGGCCTGGCCCAGGCCTTCGCGCTGGAACACGGCCACGTGGTCATCACAGACCTGGACTGGGACGCCGGCGCAGACGCCATGGCCTGGCTTAAAAAGCAGCACCTGGCCGTGGAGTTCATGCCCTGTGACGTGAGCAAAGAACAGCAGGTGCAGCAGCTTATGAACAAGATACGGCAACAGCACGGCCACCTGGATGTGCTCATCAACAACGCCGGTATTGCCGCCCCGCCCCGCAAGCCACTGGCCCAGGTCACGGTAGAGGAGTTTGACCAGGTGCTAAGTGTGAACCTGCGCGGGCCCTTCCTCTGTGCCAAATACGCCTTACCGCTCTTGGAGAAAGGCACCAACCCCACCATCCTGAACATTACCTCTACCCGCGCCTTCATGTCTGAGCCAGACACGTTCGGGTATACCGCCGCCAAGGGTGGGTTGGAGTCGCTCACGCATTCGCTGGCTATAAGCCTGGCGCCCCAGCGCGTGCGGGTCAACGCCATCGCGCCGGGCTGGATTGAGACCGGCCCCTGGCAGCAGGAAGGTAAAAAGACCGTGCCGCACCACAGCAAAGAAGACAAAGAACAGCACCCCGTGGGCCGCGTGGGTACCCCCGAAGACATAGCCGAGGCGGCCCTTTTCCTGTGCTCAGACAAGGCCGGCTTTATTACGGGCCAGAGCCTGGTCATAGACGGGGGTATGACCGTGAAAATGATTTACCACGAATAG
- a CDS encoding glutathione peroxidase, which yields MLYPLIMRLSKASAKGRVLTNEKKVAPAQPFYNLNTVLNNGKPLEFSQLKGKKVLLVNTASNCGYTGQYEELQQLHEQKKDSLVIIGFPANDFKEQEKDNDADISQFCQVNYGVTFPLAKKSVVVKNENQNQVYNWLSDARKNGWNEHEPDWNFSKYLLDENGVLTHYFGPAVSPLSPEVQEALKQ from the coding sequence ATGCTCTACCCCCTGATCATGCGCCTGTCTAAGGCCAGCGCGAAGGGAAGGGTATTGACTAACGAGAAGAAGGTGGCGCCTGCCCAACCGTTCTATAACCTGAACACCGTGCTCAACAACGGCAAGCCCCTGGAGTTTAGCCAACTGAAAGGCAAGAAAGTGCTGCTGGTGAACACGGCCTCCAACTGCGGCTACACCGGCCAATATGAAGAACTGCAACAGCTGCATGAGCAGAAGAAAGACTCGCTGGTGATCATCGGGTTTCCGGCCAATGACTTTAAGGAGCAGGAGAAAGATAATGACGCCGATATCTCTCAGTTCTGCCAGGTGAATTACGGGGTCACGTTTCCGTTGGCCAAAAAGAGCGTGGTGGTGAAAAACGAAAACCAGAACCAGGTCTACAACTGGCTCTCAGATGCCCGAAAGAACGGCTGGAACGAGCATGAACCCGACTGGAACTTCAGTAAGTACCTGCTGGATGAGAACGGCGTATTGACCCATTATTTCGGGCCGGCCGTTTCTCCGCTGAGCCCCGAGGTGCAGGAAGCCCTGAAACAATAG